One genomic region from Kamptonema formosum PCC 6407 encodes:
- a CDS encoding alpha/beta fold hydrolase: protein MTTQQLTPIGTFEKLFWTWKDHKIQYTVRGTGRPLVLIHGFGASIGHWRKNIPAIADGGYRVFALDLLGFGGSDKPNLDYSLELWQEMVKDFWAEHIQEPTVFVGNSIGALLSLMVVANHPEIAAGGVLINCAGGLNHRPHELNLPLRTVMGIFTNIVRSPAFGPFLFNRIRQKNRIRSTLSQVYSNPEAITDELIEILYTPSCDRGAQQVFASILSAPPGPQPSELLPKVKHPLLVIWGADDPWTPVTGAKVYQELAELGKPVQFISIPKTGHCPHDERPTEVNSLILQWLDQLPSAL, encoded by the coding sequence GTGACGACACAACAATTAACACCGATCGGTACCTTTGAAAAACTGTTTTGGACTTGGAAAGACCATAAAATTCAGTATACAGTTCGGGGAACCGGGCGGCCGTTGGTACTGATTCACGGTTTTGGTGCTTCTATTGGACACTGGCGGAAAAATATCCCTGCGATCGCAGATGGTGGCTATCGAGTATTCGCCCTAGATTTACTGGGATTCGGCGGATCGGATAAGCCCAACCTCGATTACAGTCTAGAATTGTGGCAAGAAATGGTTAAAGATTTCTGGGCCGAACATATTCAAGAACCGACTGTATTTGTGGGTAATTCCATCGGCGCTTTACTGAGTTTGATGGTAGTCGCCAATCATCCAGAAATTGCTGCTGGTGGGGTTTTGATTAACTGTGCGGGGGGACTCAATCACCGCCCCCACGAACTGAATTTACCGCTACGGACTGTGATGGGGATTTTTACCAATATAGTGCGATCGCCTGCCTTTGGGCCATTCCTTTTTAACCGCATCCGTCAGAAAAACCGCATCCGCAGCACCTTAAGTCAAGTTTACAGCAACCCCGAAGCGATCACCGACGAACTCATAGAAATACTCTATACACCCTCCTGCGATCGCGGAGCTCAGCAAGTTTTCGCCTCCATTCTCAGTGCTCCTCCCGGCCCTCAACCATCAGAATTGTTGCCGAAAGTCAAGCATCCTTTATTGGTAATCTGGGGAGCAGATGACCCTTGGACACCAGTTACAGGGGCAAAGGTTTATCAGGAGTTGGCGGAGCTCGGTAAACCCGTCCAGTTTATTTCTATCCCCAAAACGGGCCATTGTCCCCACGACGAGCGACCCACTGAGGTTAATTCTTTGATTTTGCAATGGTTAGACCAATTGCCCTCAGCCCTTTAA
- a CDS encoding Cof-type HAD-IIB family hydrolase, translating into MQNLAFPNPATKSTPVSAADIQLLAVDIDGTIAGESNEIRERVTQAIFAAQAQGIKVVVATGRMYRSALRFHQTVGSSLPLICYQGAWIQDPITGKILSHLPVTKEKTIALLDYFEQPALRSLLSVHFYINDQLYVREITTATQIYAQRSEIQPIAVGDLRSVLDTEPTKILALCDDPEAIANLLSNLRQIYTPAELYLTTSVATFFEAANPLVSKGAALRYLAEEILGLQSANVMAIGDNFNDLEMLSYAGIGVAMGNAPDEVKAIAQWVAPTVEEDGVAAAIEEFVLL; encoded by the coding sequence ATGCAGAATTTAGCATTCCCTAACCCAGCGACGAAATCGACTCCTGTAAGCGCTGCTGACATTCAACTTTTGGCGGTGGATATTGATGGTACGATCGCAGGTGAGTCTAACGAGATCCGCGAACGGGTTACACAGGCAATTTTTGCTGCTCAAGCTCAGGGAATCAAAGTTGTAGTGGCTACTGGAAGGATGTACCGCTCTGCTCTCCGCTTTCATCAAACTGTCGGCTCCAGCTTACCATTAATTTGCTATCAAGGCGCGTGGATTCAAGACCCGATTACGGGAAAAATTCTGTCCCATTTGCCAGTCACAAAAGAAAAGACGATCGCACTCCTTGATTATTTTGAACAACCTGCATTGCGATCGCTTCTTTCTGTCCATTTCTACATTAATGACCAACTTTACGTCCGGGAAATCACGACTGCTACTCAAATCTACGCCCAGCGTTCGGAAATTCAACCTATCGCTGTCGGCGATCTGCGATCTGTGCTGGATACCGAACCCACTAAAATTTTAGCTTTATGCGACGATCCAGAGGCGATCGCGAATCTTCTCAGCAATTTACGCCAGATTTACACCCCAGCCGAACTTTATTTAACAACATCAGTGGCTACTTTTTTTGAAGCTGCCAATCCCTTAGTTAGTAAGGGGGCTGCACTTCGCTACCTAGCTGAAGAAATTTTGGGGTTGCAATCGGCGAATGTGATGGCGATCGGCGATAATTTTAATGATTTGGAAATGCTTTCCTATGCAGGCATTGGTGTAGCGATGGGCAATGCCCCGGATGAAGTCAAGGCGATCGCGCAATGGGTAGCACCGACTGTAGAAGAAGATGGTGTAGCGGCCGCGATCGAAGAATTTGTGCTTTTATAA
- the proS gene encoding proline--tRNA ligase produces MRLSQMLFATLREEPAEAEIPSHKLLLRAGYIRRIGSGVYVYLPLLWRVLKKVSQIVREEMDATGAQECLLPQLQPAELWRESGRWDTYTKAEGIMFALTDRQNRELGLGPTHEEVITTIAKDMIRSYRQLPLHLYQIQTKFRDEIRPRFGLMRGREFIMKDGYSFHKDEESLKKTYQDMAQAYSNMLRRCGLEFRGVDADSGAIGGSGSQEFMVLAEAGEDEVLYTEDGQYAANVEKAVSLPADAEPSRFTSYEKSETPGTETIEKLCKFFKSSPTQVVKNVLYQVAYDSGIIVLVLVIIRGDQDVNEVKLVNELTKLAEKYQAKTILSLTVPDAEAQQKWAAKPLPLGYIAPDIADDYIASSKQVHPQFLRLVDKTAVDLENFITGSNESGYHVVGANWGKEFQLPEKVVDVRKAKKGDRALHNPAQTLQTARGIEVGHIFQLGTKYSQAMGATYTNEQGEEIPLVMGCYGLGVSRLAQSAVEQSYDKDGIIWPVAIAPYQVIISIPNISDAQQIEVAEKLYTELNQAGVETLLDDRDERAGVKFKDADLIGIPYRIVTGRSLKQGKVEVVERAAHKSHEIAIDDVKSTLMQWISTALK; encoded by the coding sequence ATGCGACTCTCTCAAATGCTCTTCGCTACTCTGCGGGAAGAACCCGCAGAAGCAGAAATCCCCAGTCACAAACTATTACTACGTGCAGGTTACATTCGTCGCATCGGTAGCGGTGTCTATGTTTATCTCCCCCTGCTGTGGCGAGTGCTCAAAAAAGTCTCACAGATAGTCCGCGAAGAAATGGACGCTACCGGCGCTCAAGAATGCCTTCTACCTCAACTACAACCTGCTGAATTGTGGCGAGAATCTGGACGCTGGGACACATATACCAAGGCAGAAGGTATCATGTTTGCTCTCACAGATAGACAAAATCGTGAATTAGGACTAGGGCCAACTCATGAAGAAGTAATTACCACAATTGCCAAAGATATGATTCGTTCCTATCGGCAATTACCCCTGCACCTTTACCAAATTCAAACCAAATTTAGAGATGAGATTCGCCCTCGTTTTGGGTTAATGCGCGGTCGCGAATTCATTATGAAAGATGGCTATTCTTTCCATAAAGATGAAGAAAGCCTGAAAAAAACTTATCAGGATATGGCACAAGCTTATAGCAATATGCTACGCCGTTGTGGTTTGGAATTCAGAGGAGTAGATGCCGATTCTGGGGCGATTGGGGGTTCCGGTTCCCAGGAATTCATGGTATTAGCAGAAGCTGGTGAAGATGAAGTGCTTTATACTGAAGATGGTCAGTATGCAGCTAATGTAGAAAAAGCTGTTTCTCTGCCTGCTGATGCTGAACCATCACGTTTTACGAGTTATGAAAAATCCGAAACTCCGGGAACGGAAACGATAGAAAAACTTTGTAAATTTTTCAAGTCTTCCCCTACCCAAGTGGTAAAAAATGTGCTTTACCAGGTAGCTTATGACAGCGGTATCATCGTCTTGGTACTGGTAATTATTCGAGGAGACCAGGACGTAAATGAGGTAAAATTGGTAAATGAATTAACCAAATTAGCTGAGAAGTACCAAGCAAAAACCATTCTTTCTCTGACAGTTCCCGACGCAGAAGCACAACAGAAATGGGCAGCGAAACCTTTGCCTTTAGGTTATATTGCACCTGACATCGCAGATGATTACATTGCTAGCAGTAAACAGGTGCATCCTCAGTTCTTGCGGTTAGTAGATAAAACAGCAGTTGACTTAGAAAATTTTATCACTGGTTCTAACGAATCCGGCTACCACGTTGTCGGTGCAAATTGGGGTAAAGAATTTCAATTGCCAGAAAAAGTGGTGGATGTAAGGAAGGCTAAAAAAGGCGATCGCGCTCTCCACAACCCCGCACAAACCTTACAAACTGCCAGAGGAATTGAAGTAGGTCACATCTTCCAACTTGGCACTAAATACTCACAAGCAATGGGCGCTACCTATACGAACGAACAAGGGGAAGAAATACCCTTAGTGATGGGTTGTTATGGTCTTGGTGTTTCTCGCTTAGCTCAATCTGCCGTAGAGCAATCTTACGACAAAGATGGGATAATTTGGCCAGTGGCGATCGCACCTTACCAAGTTATCATTTCTATCCCCAACATTAGCGACGCTCAACAGATAGAAGTTGCAGAAAAACTTTACACAGAACTCAATCAAGCTGGCGTTGAAACTCTGTTAGATGACCGCGATGAACGCGCAGGTGTTAAATTCAAAGATGCTGATTTAATTGGAATTCCCTACCGGATCGTTACGGGTCGTTCTCTCAAACAAGGTAAAGTTGAAGTTGTCGAAAGAGCCGCCCATAAATCTCATGAAATTGCCATTGATGATGTAAAATCCACTCTTATGCAGTGGATTAGTACAGCATTAAAATGA
- a CDS encoding orange carotenoid protein N-terminal domain-containing protein produces MTFTTVSAYDRGKEALNGLSIDDQLGLLWFVYTELGKSITPAAPGASGSEIAQGLFEQVKELPHEEQLQVMRDIASKGNSQLSRMYGSMSPETKLAFWYFLAQGMDEGTIIPVPSDYELPQEGKVLLGQIQSMDFQQQIDFLRGIVLPMGTDSAPSAGI; encoded by the coding sequence ATGACTTTTACTACTGTTAGCGCTTACGATCGAGGAAAAGAAGCTCTTAATGGCTTGAGCATAGACGATCAGTTAGGTTTGCTATGGTTTGTTTATACTGAACTTGGCAAGTCTATAACGCCAGCAGCTCCGGGTGCTTCCGGTTCTGAAATTGCTCAGGGTTTGTTCGAGCAAGTTAAGGAATTGCCTCACGAAGAACAGCTACAAGTGATGCGCGATATTGCCTCAAAAGGCAATTCTCAGTTGAGCCGTATGTATGGTTCTATGAGTCCTGAAACTAAGTTGGCTTTTTGGTATTTCCTAGCTCAAGGTATGGATGAGGGAACTATTATTCCTGTACCTTCTGACTATGAACTTCCCCAAGAAGGCAAAGTTTTATTAGGACAAATCCAGTCTATGGATTTTCAGCAGCAAATTGATTTTCTGCGCGGTATTGTGCTACCGATGGGTACTGACTCTGCTCCGAGTGCTGGTATCTAA
- a CDS encoding histone deacetylase family protein produces MELPIVYHNDYVAPLPPGHRFPMAKFQLLSEMLLADGVAVRSQFHLPTLPKREWIELVHEPDYVQAYYNGTLDAKAQRRIGLPWSPALANRTCIAVGGTILTAQLAISHGIACNTAGGTHHAFPSYGSGFCIFNDLAIASRLLQKMGLVQKVLIVDLDVHQGDGTAVIFQDDSSVFTFSMHCEVNFPGTKQQSDLDVSLPVGMEDDEYLQTLAKYLPDLLSDVNPDLVLYDAGVDPHKGDKLGKLALTDTGLFRRDMQVLSTCLAGRYPVACAIGGGYCDDMNGLVYRHSLLHRAASLLWQQYRL; encoded by the coding sequence ATGGAATTACCCATTGTTTATCACAATGATTACGTTGCCCCACTACCGCCGGGACACCGCTTCCCGATGGCAAAGTTTCAGTTGCTTTCCGAGATGCTGTTGGCCGATGGAGTAGCTGTGCGATCGCAGTTTCACCTACCAACACTTCCAAAGCGAGAGTGGATTGAGTTAGTCCACGAGCCTGATTATGTTCAAGCTTATTATAATGGAACATTGGACGCTAAAGCACAACGGCGAATCGGTTTACCTTGGAGTCCCGCTTTGGCAAACCGTACTTGCATCGCTGTAGGGGGTACTATTCTCACAGCTCAATTAGCGATTTCTCACGGTATAGCTTGCAATACTGCTGGAGGAACTCACCATGCTTTTCCTAGTTATGGTTCTGGTTTTTGTATCTTTAACGATTTAGCGATCGCATCTCGTCTTCTGCAAAAAATGGGTTTAGTACAGAAAGTATTAATTGTCGATTTAGACGTGCATCAGGGAGACGGAACTGCTGTAATCTTCCAAGACGATTCGAGCGTATTTACTTTTTCAATGCACTGCGAAGTCAACTTTCCGGGAACTAAACAACAAAGCGATTTAGATGTATCTTTACCTGTAGGTATGGAAGATGACGAATATCTTCAGACATTAGCTAAATATTTACCAGATTTGCTGTCAGATGTCAATCCCGATCTAGTTTTGTACGATGCAGGTGTCGATCCGCACAAGGGCGATAAACTGGGGAAGTTAGCATTAACTGATACTGGTTTATTTAGGCGAGATATGCAGGTTTTATCTACTTGTTTGGCTGGTAGATACCCAGTTGCTTGCGCGATCGGTGGCGGCTATTGTGATGATATGAATGGCTTAGTTTATCGGCATTCCCTACTGCATCGAGCCGCGAGTTTACTCTGGCAACAATATCGGCTGTAA